Proteins found in one Deltaproteobacteria bacterium genomic segment:
- a CDS encoding ABC transporter substrate-binding protein produces the protein MFVAICVAFAALSAGCSDERDSGTVVVGLEGSPSTLDPRFAMDAYATRILPLLFDGLVTVTPDGRVGPGLAERWSIESGTRYTFHLRDGVAFADGTPLTASNVAANFRFILDPANKCPAASSLDAVESVDAPDERTLVITLRRPFAPFLLKLTRGIVPAACLADADFGERPIGSGPYMVTRFERGRAIELAVNPHRPGPPPAIARIRFEVIANETTRMLNMKRGDIDLLQNNVPPHAVRYFEDIPGVAVERTPGINYSYLGFHLEDPRAITSRVEVRRAIAHAIDREAIIATLLLGQARVADSMFAPELPAHADVTRYTHDSARAKALLDAAGFPDPDGDGPAPRFRLSYKTSTDRLRNRIADAIAAQLAEVGIAVEKRQFEWGTFFADIQKGNFQTFSLTWVGVIDPDHLFYVFHSSSMPPSGANRGRYRNAEVDALLERSRAEADESARLDLLRVVQRRVADEAVYVGLWWMDNVIVRRERLVGFTPYPGGEYTSLASARLAGETHP, from the coding sequence ATGTTTGTGGCGATCTGCGTTGCGTTCGCGGCGTTGTCCGCGGGATGCTCCGACGAGCGCGATTCCGGCACCGTCGTCGTGGGACTCGAGGGCAGCCCGTCCACGCTCGATCCCCGATTCGCGATGGACGCCTACGCCACGCGAATCCTGCCCCTTCTCTTCGACGGGCTGGTCACCGTCACGCCGGACGGACGGGTCGGTCCCGGCCTGGCGGAGCGTTGGTCGATCGAAAGCGGCACGAGATACACGTTTCATCTGCGCGACGGCGTCGCCTTCGCCGACGGAACGCCGCTGACCGCTAGCAATGTCGCCGCGAACTTCCGTTTCATCCTCGACCCCGCCAACAAGTGTCCCGCAGCCTCGTCGCTCGACGCCGTGGAATCCGTCGACGCCCCCGACGAACGCACTCTTGTCATCACGCTCCGGCGTCCCTTCGCGCCGTTTCTCCTCAAGCTCACGCGCGGAATCGTCCCCGCCGCGTGCCTCGCCGACGCGGACTTCGGCGAGCGGCCGATCGGTTCGGGGCCGTACATGGTGACGCGCTTCGAGCGCGGCCGGGCCATCGAGCTCGCCGTGAATCCGCACCGGCCCGGACCGCCGCCCGCCATCGCGCGCATCCGCTTCGAGGTCATCGCCAACGAAACGACGCGCATGCTGAACATGAAGCGCGGCGACATCGACCTGCTGCAAAACAATGTCCCGCCCCACGCGGTGCGCTATTTCGAAGACATCCCCGGCGTGGCCGTCGAACGCACGCCCGGCATCAACTACAGCTATCTGGGATTCCACCTCGAAGACCCGCGCGCGATCACGAGCCGCGTGGAGGTGCGCCGGGCGATCGCGCATGCGATCGACCGCGAGGCGATCATCGCGACGCTGCTGCTGGGTCAGGCGCGCGTGGCCGATTCGATGTTCGCGCCCGAATTGCCCGCGCACGCCGACGTGACGCGTTACACGCACGATTCGGCGCGTGCGAAGGCGCTGCTCGACGCGGCGGGTTTTCCCGATCCCGACGGCGACGGCCCCGCACCGCGATTTCGGTTGTCGTACAAGACGAGCACCGACCGGCTGCGCAACCGCATCGCCGACGCCATCGCGGCCCAGCTTGCCGAGGTGGGCATCGCGGTGGAGAAACGTCAGTTCGAGTGGGGCACGTTTTTCGCCGACATCCAGAAGGGGAATTTCCAGACGTTCAGCCTGACATGGGTGGGCGTGATCGATCCCGATCATCTGTTCTACGTCTTCCACTCGTCGTCGATGCCGCCCTCGGGGGCGAATCGCGGGCGCTATCGCAATGCCGAAGTGGACGCGCTGCTCGAACGCTCGCGCGCGGAGGCGGACGAATCCGCGCGGCTCGATCTCCTGCGTGTTGTACAACGTCGCGTGGCGGACGAAGCGGTATATGTGGGTCTGTGGTGGATGGACAACGTGATCGTGCGTCGCGAGCGGCTCGTCGGCTTCACGCCGTACCCCGGCGGCGAGTACACCTCGCTCGCGTCGGCGCGGCTCGCCGGGGAGACGCACCCGTGA
- a CDS encoding metallophosphoesterase, with protein MTDRRRIAWIVALIAFINLAYKGVVDLYDVRVTRADAPPAVAKALAGTKIVFLSDIHVRAIGPRERFVLDLIERESPDYVLIAGDLKPYEGSAEPSLEFFRRIRARRGAYAVLGDAEYRLGSQNCVYCHAPGSWAIRDDLPVRVLRDQMATLAGTDGEPAVDLWAGDVKLRPALDWARRGARPVIAMAHLPESFPAYAKAGADLMLAGDTHGGQTWLPRPLYALVLGREKAHWLRGRYALDDSVMWVNAGLGWTGLPLRLGVKPEVVIFNFRDDANR; from the coding sequence GTGACCGACCGCCGGCGCATCGCCTGGATCGTCGCGCTCATCGCGTTCATCAATCTCGCCTACAAGGGCGTCGTCGATCTGTACGACGTGCGCGTCACGCGCGCCGACGCGCCACCCGCCGTGGCGAAAGCGCTCGCGGGCACGAAGATCGTCTTTCTGTCCGACATCCACGTGCGCGCGATCGGTCCGCGCGAGCGCTTCGTGCTGGACCTCATCGAGCGCGAATCGCCGGATTACGTGCTCATCGCTGGCGACCTGAAGCCCTACGAGGGTTCCGCCGAACCGTCGCTCGAATTCTTCCGCCGCATCCGCGCGCGGCGCGGCGCGTACGCGGTGCTGGGCGACGCGGAGTATCGGCTCGGTTCGCAAAACTGCGTGTATTGCCACGCGCCGGGAAGCTGGGCGATTCGCGACGATCTGCCTGTGCGCGTGCTGCGCGATCAAATGGCGACGCTCGCGGGGACGGACGGCGAGCCCGCGGTGGATCTCTGGGCGGGCGACGTGAAGCTGCGCCCCGCGCTCGATTGGGCGCGCAGGGGCGCGCGGCCCGTCATCGCCATGGCGCACCTTCCCGAGAGTTTTCCCGCCTACGCCAAGGCGGGCGCGGACCTGATGCTCGCGGGCGACACGCACGGCGGCCAGACTTGGCTTCCGCGCCCGCTTTACGCGCTCGTGCTCGGCCGCGAAAAGGCGCACTGGTTGCGCGGGCGCTACGCGCTGGACGATTCGGTGATGTGGGTGAACGCGGGCCTCGGTTGGACGGGCCTGCCGCTGCGTCTTGGCGTTAAGCCCGAAGTGGTGATCTTCAATTTTCGGGACGACGCGAATCGCTGA
- a CDS encoding nucleotidyltransferase domain-containing protein, translated as MTDREREILTQFKSCLAERVPLARLILFGSRARGDAREDSDFDVLVVVDTNVDAAVRRTVSDCAWEVGFETESCIVPVPLSTSEWGTGLFQKSLLGLAVTREGVAA; from the coding sequence ATGACCGACCGGGAACGCGAAATTCTAACACAATTCAAGTCCTGTCTGGCGGAACGGGTTCCCTTGGCGCGGCTCATCCTCTTTGGATCCCGAGCGCGGGGAGACGCCCGCGAGGATTCGGACTTCGATGTTCTCGTCGTCGTCGACACGAACGTCGATGCCGCCGTCCGGCGCACCGTCAGCGACTGCGCGTGGGAAGTGGGGTTTGAGACGGAGTCGTGCATCGTTCCCGTTCCCCTATCGACAAGCGAGTGGGGCACGGGGCTGTTCCAGAAATCGCTGTTGGGACTGGCCGTAACACGGGAAGGCGTTGCCGCGTGA
- a CDS encoding HEPN domain-containing protein, with protein MEQADNAIKEARALLQTGFGQQGVINRAYYAMFYAVLALLQERKITPRKHKGAIEVFHREFVRTGELPKELAKSLARAFDLRQESDYRFLSPFSESELTVLISEAETFIESVRRVLKSSSAPTTS; from the coding sequence ATGGAGCAGGCCGACAACGCCATCAAGGAGGCGCGCGCGCTGCTTCAAACGGGTTTCGGCCAGCAGGGTGTCATCAACAGGGCGTACTACGCTATGTTCTATGCCGTCCTGGCGCTGTTGCAGGAGCGGAAGATCACGCCGCGCAAGCACAAGGGCGCCATCGAAGTTTTCCATCGGGAATTCGTGCGCACCGGCGAACTGCCGAAAGAACTGGCGAAGTCGTTGGCTCGGGCATTCGATCTTCGACAGGAGTCCGATTATCGGTTTCTGAGCCCCTTTTCCGAGAGCGAATTGACGGTCCTGATCTCAGAGGCCGAAACGTTCATCGAGTCTGTGCGGCGCGTCCTTAAGAGCAGTTCCGCGCCGACGACTTCGTGA
- the trmD gene encoding tRNA (guanosine(37)-N1)-methyltransferase TrmD, whose product MRAVLLTLFPEFFDSPLRVGVLGRAISRGLVCVECVNPREYATDRHRRADDYGFGGGHGMVMKPEPLAAAIWDVRARAPGVRVFALTPGGEPFTSDTARELAHAGAFALVCGRYDGIDQRVIDHHCDGEISAGDFVMSGGEIAALAIVDAAARFVPGVVGKGENVETDSFNSGLKWPVYTRPDNFDGLRVPEVLRTGDAAAVEGWRRDAALARTIRFRPTLVVAAGAHRIGLEFAGCDGVEAAMTAWPLVGRFVRGAIYVHADADERSRFRVSWGDTPNAWVSPSETAATDRWRRLIGRFERMRIGFTDDESARAQIRAALIEGLGVVLRVEGGAGADAFARIAAVLDPSFD is encoded by the coding sequence GTGCGGGCCGTCCTCCTCACCCTCTTCCCCGAGTTCTTTGATTCGCCGCTTCGCGTCGGCGTGCTGGGTCGCGCGATTTCGCGCGGGCTCGTGTGCGTCGAATGCGTGAACCCGCGCGAATACGCGACGGATCGTCACCGCCGCGCCGACGACTACGGCTTCGGCGGAGGGCACGGGATGGTGATGAAGCCCGAACCGCTGGCGGCGGCGATTTGGGACGTGCGCGCGCGGGCGCCCGGCGTGCGCGTCTTCGCCCTCACGCCCGGCGGCGAACCGTTCACGAGCGACACCGCGCGAGAGTTGGCCCACGCGGGGGCGTTCGCGCTCGTGTGCGGCCGCTACGACGGCATCGACCAGCGCGTGATCGACCATCACTGCGACGGCGAGATCTCGGCCGGCGACTTCGTGATGTCGGGCGGCGAAATCGCGGCGCTCGCCATCGTCGACGCCGCCGCGCGCTTCGTGCCGGGCGTGGTCGGCAAGGGCGAAAACGTGGAGACGGACAGTTTCAACAGCGGGCTCAAGTGGCCGGTCTACACACGGCCCGACAATTTCGACGGACTGCGCGTTCCGGAAGTGCTGCGAACCGGCGATGCCGCGGCGGTCGAGGGTTGGCGGCGCGATGCGGCGCTGGCGCGCACGATTCGTTTTCGCCCGACGCTCGTCGTCGCGGCGGGGGCGCACCGCATTGGACTCGAGTTCGCGGGGTGCGACGGGGTCGAGGCCGCGATGACCGCGTGGCCGCTCGTCGGACGCTTCGTGCGCGGCGCGATTTACGTGCATGCCGACGCGGATGAACGCTCGCGATTTCGCGTGTCGTGGGGCGATACGCCAAACGCATGGGTCTCGCCGAGCGAAACCGCCGCGACGGATCGATGGCGACGGCTCATCGGCCGGTTCGAGCGGATGCGGATCGGTTTCACCGATGACGAGTCCGCTCGGGCGCAGATCCGAGCCGCGCTGATCGAAGGGCTCGGCGTCGTGCTGCGCGTCGAGGGCGGCGCGGGCGCGGATGCCTTTGCGCGCATCGCTGCCGTGCTCGATCCGTCCTTCGATTGA
- a CDS encoding cytochrome c biogenesis protein ResB: MTPPHTIAEDPFPDTPPPVSETPLSGPAPAGSAPRRETWVEFLASNRLAIYTLSGLGIATLIGTIVPQRGPGLTEQQYADLIAKGGVFAVADKLGLYEVFHSPWFLALVLILCVNLIVCTITRIEHIVKPDYTKGIALGPKLLSRFGKQYHVPNAAPDDAAVRRLFRFRRRAEIDGDRYYYRETGRIKRYSVVIIHIAILIVCGAAIASKNLIIDGSMMIPTGEEADFVALRKAGGFRLPFAVRCDDFAVEFYEGIERPKTFRSVLTFLPEQGEPWTTPLLVNEPAKYGGFRFYQASYGPVGPRPKIRVTRRADAQVIWDRTMLLQKPYTMTDGSGGVFGVVSMLPDKDGQGPAAMILEAHADAPEQEFWIYKHQPEIEAARESTLTYEFVGAEMGGYYTGIMVSRNDAFPVLLFGCFLGFLGVLINFFLPHRRTILRVGPEGVVIAGSDSRGILMLEERLETLRDMVSAGKPD; the protein is encoded by the coding sequence ATGACGCCACCCCATACCATCGCCGAAGATCCTTTCCCCGACACGCCGCCGCCCGTTTCGGAAACACCGCTGTCCGGGCCGGCCCCGGCGGGCTCCGCGCCCCGGCGGGAGACCTGGGTCGAGTTCCTCGCGAGCAACCGTCTCGCGATCTACACCCTGTCGGGCCTCGGCATCGCCACGCTTATCGGCACGATCGTGCCGCAGCGCGGACCGGGGCTCACCGAGCAGCAATACGCCGATCTGATCGCGAAAGGCGGCGTCTTCGCCGTCGCCGACAAGCTGGGCCTGTACGAGGTTTTCCACTCGCCGTGGTTTCTCGCCCTTGTGCTGATTTTGTGCGTGAACCTCATCGTGTGCACGATCACGCGCATCGAGCACATCGTGAAGCCCGACTACACCAAGGGCATCGCGCTCGGCCCGAAACTCCTCTCGCGCTTCGGCAAGCAGTATCACGTCCCGAACGCCGCGCCCGACGATGCCGCCGTGCGGCGCCTGTTCCGGTTCCGCCGCCGCGCCGAGATCGACGGCGACCGCTACTACTATCGAGAAACCGGACGCATCAAGCGCTACTCGGTCGTCATCATTCACATCGCCATCCTCATCGTCTGCGGCGCGGCGATCGCGAGCAAAAACCTCATCATCGACGGCTCCATGATGATCCCCACCGGTGAGGAAGCCGACTTCGTCGCCCTGCGAAAGGCCGGAGGTTTCCGCCTGCCCTTCGCGGTGCGTTGCGACGATTTCGCGGTGGAGTTCTACGAGGGCATCGAGCGCCCCAAAACCTTCCGCTCGGTCCTGACGTTTCTTCCCGAGCAAGGCGAGCCGTGGACCACGCCGCTGCTCGTCAACGAGCCGGCCAAGTACGGCGGATTTCGATTCTATCAGGCGTCGTACGGCCCCGTCGGACCGCGCCCTAAGATCCGCGTCACGCGCCGCGCCGACGCCCAGGTGATCTGGGACCGCACGATGCTGCTGCAAAAACCCTACACCATGACCGACGGGTCGGGCGGCGTTTTCGGCGTCGTCTCCATGCTTCCCGACAAGGACGGCCAGGGCCCCGCCGCGATGATCCTCGAAGCGCACGCCGACGCGCCCGAGCAGGAGTTCTGGATCTACAAGCACCAACCCGAGATCGAGGCGGCGCGGGAATCGACACTCACCTACGAGTTCGTCGGCGCCGAGATGGGCGGCTATTACACCGGCATCATGGTGTCGCGAAACGACGCGTTCCCGGTGCTGCTCTTCGGCTGTTTCCTCGGCTTCCTCGGCGTGCTCATCAACTTCTTCCTGCCGCATCGACGCACGATCCTGCGCGTCGGGCCGGAGGGCGTGGTCATCGCCGGGTCCGATTCGCGCGGAATCCTGATGCTCGAGGAGCGCCTGGAGACCCTGCGCGACATGGTCAGCGCCGGCAAGCCCGACTGA